One region of Syntrophorhabdaceae bacterium genomic DNA includes:
- a CDS encoding cytochrome c biogenesis protein CcdA, translating to MYAISLFNISGLLAFSAGFLSFFSPCILPLVPSYLIFISGITFDNYNELKAKKYRKVVLIHSVAFILGFSFVFVSLGISSSILGNFLTDYQEYIIKVGGIFLIAMGLFYLNILRIPFLNQEKLIRLEKKPIGLFGSFVIGATFSLGWTPCVGPALSSILIVASTTKKISEGIYLLGLYSLGLAIPFILSALLFDKLFDFLKRYGFVMRYSTKIMGVLLLVMGVLLATSYYTTLTLKLGQFFSF from the coding sequence ATGTATGCTATCTCACTTTTTAATATCAGCGGGCTTCTGGCATTTTCTGCCGGGTTCCTCTCTTTTTTCAGCCCCTGTATCTTACCGCTTGTCCCATCCTATCTGATCTTTATAAGCGGCATTACCTTTGATAATTATAACGAACTGAAGGCAAAAAAATATAGAAAAGTTGTTTTGATCCATTCCGTCGCATTTATATTAGGATTTTCGTTCGTATTCGTCTCCCTGGGCATTTCGTCTTCTATCCTTGGTAATTTCCTGACCGATTATCAGGAATATATCATAAAGGTCGGGGGCATTTTTCTTATCGCGATGGGCCTCTTCTACCTGAATATCCTGAGGATACCTTTTCTCAACCAGGAAAAATTGATCCGGCTGGAAAAAAAACCTATTGGTCTTTTTGGATCCTTCGTCATCGGGGCAACGTTCTCCCTCGGCTGGACGCCCTGCGTCGGTCCCGCCCTCTCTTCCATCCTTATTGTAGCATCAACAACGAAAAAGATATCTGAAGGCATCTATCTCCTCGGCCTCTATTCGCTCGGTCTTGCCATACCTTTTATACTGTCTGCGCTTCTCTTTGACAAACTCTTTGATTTCCTGAAACGGTATGGTTTTGTAATGAGGTATTCTACGAAGATCATGGGCGTCCTTCTCCTGGTCATGGGCGTGCTGCTCGCCACTTCATACTATACTACCCTGACCCTCAAACTGGGGCAGTTCTTTTCGTTCTAG